In the Hordeum vulgare subsp. vulgare chromosome 7H, MorexV3_pseudomolecules_assembly, whole genome shotgun sequence genome, one interval contains:
- the LOC123411929 gene encoding uncharacterized protein LOC123411929 isoform X1 has product MHGKRDRLIGDRCLSVLTDQKQDICRLLGYIHGFYKEALDRLPLGAIPSLAARLLKAGMLIGFLDPVSNIIANTIAYIPSPTPGSVDDNEEGDEAPSSDWILSKIITDTNDLFVFELPLSGHQSTTVARLSLDGLVSFLTSHYRYLCDREAMSYLLLARADLLTAVRLIERDRGNRCNSFSITSTTAKIALERAAVSARHPDPDVLVKASLTMASCLADVTAVLAGQGPLSLATIGSITKLLTRKPTIMDVVTNLSLDHLCGKKKNKKRKRSEQAAETIERSRAQKKLGPQLTFRYTVALKLLLLGKIHGHYLQALAKLPRDGLRKGHHRSLLRGGYCYGPNDPVSNIILNTIWYGSMFPTPQKFELQFKVDMICTDMLTRIECCSFYGLVAFLRTCLPSISEHDAIWYLFRSDADVHKAIREAVKHDHFLSGSYEDAYKQAAVVSWHDDPDALVKFATSSLNMESAKLLAILQGTLTNDRVECLTMALPHKYPPTKSEEQAQQVIEATSNSHVLSKNQKRFISEFQKKFRRDQNFFVRKVKAALSDYSQQNGVHYKLHIICGVNPNVPGGSSVALFKKRFPFEYFHVNFLATAKGPNSAVAAPQLFFAQCSNSVKEKRKRPSWCSPISDSRIDNVRCFSCEFNGAKIVHPYDESYSGRHEDFNIIARGHGTLNDLLISSCHYHSDKMASLTEDFIYFDPSMDSVFAKMNPISNVARNLKGFKGRIF; this is encoded by the exons ATGCATGGCAAGCGAGACCGCCTCATCGGCGACCGTTGTCTTTCCGTCCTCACAGATCAGAAGCAGGATATATGCCGTCTGCTCGGTtatatccatggtttctacaaggAGGCGCTCGACCGGCTTCCGTTGGGGGCGATTCCCTCGCTGGCCGCGCGCCTCCTCAAGGCCGGCATGCTCATCGGCTTCCTCGACCCAGTCTCCAACATCATCGCCAACACCATCGCCTACATCCCTTCACCGACGCCTGGATCCGTCGACGACAACGAGGAGGGGGATGAGGCACCGTCGTCGGACTGGATCCTCTCGAAGATCATCACCGACACCAACGACTTATTTGTCTTCGAACTGCCGCTTTCCGGGCACCAGTCTACGACCGTCGCGCGGCTGTCGCTTGACGGTCTTGTCAGCTTCCTCACCTCCCACTACCGCTACCTATGCGACAGGGAAGCCATGAGCTACTTGCTCCTGGCCAGGGCCGATCTTCTCACCGCTGTGCGCCTAATCGAGCGAGATCGTGGCAATAGGTGCAACTCCTTTAGTATTACCTCCACTACAGCCAAGATCGCCCTGGAACGTGCCGCTGTGTCTGCGAGGCATCCTGACCCAGACGTCCTGGTGAAAGCGTCGCTGACTATGGCCTCTTGCCTGGCCGATGTCACCGCAGTTCTTGCTGGACAAGGCCCTCTCTCGCTTGCAACTATCGGTAGCATCACCAAGCTGCTCACGAGAAAGCCTACGATCATGGATGTTGTCACCAACCTATCACTGGATCATCTTTGtggtaagaagaagaacaagaagaggaagagaagcgaGCAGGCAGCAGAAACCATAGAGAGGAGTAGGGCACAGAAAAAGCTTGGGCCTCAGTTGACATTCAGATACACAGTGGCTCTGAAGCTTTTGCTCTTAGGCAAGATCCATGGGCACTACTTGCAGGCACTTGCCAAGCTGCCTCGGGATGGCTTGCGCAAGGGTCACCACCGCAGCCTCCTCAGGGGTGGATATTGCTATGGCCCCAACGATCCTGTCTCCAACATCATCCTCAACACCATCTGGTATGGCTCCATGTTTCCCACGCCCCAAAAGTTTGAGCTACAGTTTAAGGTGGATATGATATGCACAGACATGCTTACACGCATTGAGTGCTGTTCTTTTTACGGCCTTGTTGCCTTCCTTCGCACCTGTCTCCCCTCTATCTCGGAGCACGATGCAATCTGGTATCTGTTCAGGAGCGATGCTGATGTCCACAAGGCCATCCGTGAGGCAGTGAAGCATGATCATTTTTTGTCTGGCAGTTACGAGGACGCCTATAAGCAAGCAGCGGTTGTTTCATGGCATGATGACCCTGATGCGCTGGTGAAATTTGCCACGTCTTCGTTGAACATGGAGTCTGCCAAGTTGTTAGCTATATTGCAGGGCACACTCACCAACGACAGAGTTGAATGCCTCACCATGGCTCTGCCACATAAATATCCACCTACCAAGTCCGAGGAGCAGGCTCAGCAAGTGATCGAGGCGACGTCTAACTCACATGTCTTGAGCAAAAACCAGAAAAGGTTCATTTCAGAGTTCCAGAAAAAATTTCGTCGCGACCAGAACTTCTTTGTCAGAAAGGTCAAGGCGGCATTGAGCGACTACTCTCAGCAAAATGGG GTGCACTATAAACTTCATATCATCTGCGGTGTGAATCCTAATGTACCGGGCGGATCAAGTGTTGCTCTTTTTAAGAAGAGGTTCCCATTTGAGTACTTCCATGTCAACTTCTTGGCAACAGCCAAGGGACCAAATTCTGCTGTTGCAGCTCCACAACTGTTCTTCGCTCAATGTAGCAATAGTGTCAAAGAGAAGCGGAAGAGACCATCCTGGTGCTCCCCTATATCAGATTCTCGCATAGATAATG TTCGATGCttctcttgtgagtttaatgGGGCAAAGATTGTGCATCCATATGATGAATCATATTCTGGGCGCCACGAAGATTTCAACATCATAGCTCGGGGACATGGCACTCTGAATGATCTTCTTATCAGCTCCTGCCATTATCATTCTGACAAGATGGCCTCATTGACAGAAGATTTCATCTATTTTGATCCCAGCATGGACTCAGTGTTTGCAAAGATGAATCCTATTTCTAATGTGGCTAGGAACTTGAAAGGCTTTAAGGGTAGAATCTTCTGA
- the LOC123411929 gene encoding uncharacterized protein LOC123411929 isoform X2, which produces MHGKRDRLIGDRCLSVLTDQKQDICRLLGYIHGFYKEALDRLPLGAIPSLAARLLKAGMLIGFLDPVSNIIANTIAYIPSPTPGSVDDNEEGDEAPSSDWILSKIITDTNDLFVFELPLSGHQSTTVARLSLDGLVSFLTSHYRYLCDREAMSYLLLARADLLTAVRLIERDRGNRCNSFSITSTTAKIALERAAVSARHPDPDVLVKASLTMASCLADVTAVLAGQGPLSLATIGSITKLLTRKPTIMDVVTNLSLDHLCGKKKNKKRKRSEQAAETIERSRAQKKLGPQLTFRYTVALKLLLLGKIHGHYLQALAKLPRDGLRKGHHRSLLRGGYCYGPNDPVSNIILNTIWYGSMFPTPQKFELQFKVDMICTDMLTRIECCSFYGLVAFLRTCLPSISEHDAIWYLFRSDADVHKAIREAVKHDHFLSGSYEDAYKQAAVVSWHDDPDALVKFATSSLNMESAKLLAILQGTLTNDRVECLTMALPHKYPPTKSEEQAQQVIEATSNSHVLSKNQKRFISEFQKKFRRDQNFFVRKVKAALSDYSQQNGVHYKLHIICGVNPNVPGGSSVALFKKRFPFEYFHVNFLATAKGPNSAVAAPQLFFAQCSNSVKEKRKRPSWCSPISDSRIDNVRCFSCEFNGAKIVHPYDESYSGRHEDFNIIARGHGTLNDLLISSCHYHSDKMASLTEDFIYFDPSMDSVFAKMNPISNVARNLKGFKGRIF; this is translated from the exons ATGCATGGCAAGCGAGACCGCCTCATCGGCGACCGTTGTCTTTCCGTCCTCACAGATCAGAAGCAGGATATATGCCGTCTGCTCGGTtatatccatggtttctacaaggAGGCGCTCGACCGGCTTCCGTTGGGGGCGATTCCCTCGCTGGCCGCGCGCCTCCTCAAGGCCGGCATGCTCATCGGCTTCCTCGACCCAGTCTCCAACATCATCGCCAACACCATCGCCTACATCCCTTCACCGACGCCTGGATCCGTCGACGACAACGAGGAGGGGGATGAGGCACCGTCGTCGGACTGGATCCTCTCGAAGATCATCACCGACACCAACGACTTATTTGTCTTCGAACTGCCGCTTTCCGGGCACCAGTCTACGACCGTCGCGCGGCTGTCGCTTGACGGTCTTGTCAGCTTCCTCACCTCCCACTACCGCTACCTATGCGACAGGGAAGCCATGAGCTACTTGCTCCTGGCCAGGGCCGATCTTCTCACCGCTGTGCGCCTAATCGAGCGAGATCGTGGCAATAGGTGCAACTCCTTTAGTATTACCTCCACTACAGCCAAGATCGCCCTGGAACGTGCCGCTGTGTCTGCGAGGCATCCTGACCCAGACGTCCTGGTGAAAGCGTCGCTGACTATGGCCTCTTGCCTGGCCGATGTCACCGCAGTTCTTGCTGGACAAGGCCCTCTCTCGCTTGCAACTATCGGTAGCATCACCAAGCTGCTCACGAGAAAGCCTACGATCATGGATGTTGTCACCAACCTATCACTGGATCATCTTTGtggtaagaagaagaacaagaagaggaagagaagcgaGCAGGCAGCAGAAACCATAGAGAGGAGTAGGGCACAGAAAAAGCTTGGGCCTCAGTTGACATTCAGATACACAGTGGCTCTGAAGCTTTTGCTCTTAGGCAAGATCCATGGGCACTACTTGCAGGCACTTGCCAAGCTGCCTCGGGATGGCTTGCGCAAGGGTCACCACCGCAGCCTCCTCAGGGGTGGATATTGCTATGGCCCCAACGATCCTGTCTCCAACATCATCCTCAACACCATCTGGTATGGCTCCATGTTTCCCACGCCCCAAAAGTTTGAGCTACAGTTTAAGGTGGATATGATATGCACAGACATGCTTACACGCATTGAGTGCTGTTCTTTTTACGGCCTTGTTGCCTTCCTTCGCACCTGTCTCCCCTCTATCTCGGAGCACGATGCAATCTGGTATCTGTTCAGGAGCGATGCTGATGTCCACAAGGCCATCCGTGAGGCAGTGAAGCATGATCATTTTTTGTCTGGCAGTTACGAGGACGCCTATAAGCAAGCAGCGGTTGTTTCATGGCATGATGACCCTGATGCGCTGGTGAAATTTGCCACGTCTTCGTTGAACATGGAGTCTGCCAAGTTGTTAGCTATATTGCAGGGCACACTCACCAACGACAGAGTTGAATGCCTCACCATGGCTCTGCCACATAAATATCCACCTACCAAGTCCGAGGAGCAGGCTCAGCAAGTGATCGAGGCGACGTCTAACTCACATGTCTTGAGCAAAAACCAGAAAAGGTTCATTTCAGAGTTCCAGAAAAAATTTCGTCGCGACCAGAACTTCTTTGTCAGAAAGGTCAAGGCGGCATTGAGCGACTACTCTCAGCAAAATGGG GTGCACTATAAACTTCATATCATCTGCGGTGTGAATCCTAATGTACCGGGCGGATCAAGTGTTGCTCTTTTTAAGAAGAGGTTCCCATTTGAGTACTTCCATGTCAACTTCTTGGCAACAGCCAAGGGACCAAATTCTGCTGTTGCAGCTCCACAACTGTTCTTCGCTCAATGTAGCAATAGTGTCAAAGAGAAGCGGAAGAGACCATCCTGGTGCTCCCCTATATCAGATTCTCGCATAGATAATG TTCGATGCttctcttgtgagtttaatgGGGCAAAGATTGTGCATCCATATGATGAATCATATTCTGGGCGCCACGAAGATTTCAACATCATAGCTCGGGGACATGGCACTCTGAATGATCTTCTTATCAGCTCCTGCCATTATCATTCTGACAAGATGGCCTCATTGACAGAAG ATTTCATCTATTTTGATCCCAGCATGGACTCAGTGTTTGCAAAGATGAATCCTATTTCTAATGTGGCTAGGAACTTGAAAGGCTTTAAGGGTAGAATCTTCTGA